From the Eschrichtius robustus isolate mEscRob2 chromosome 19, mEscRob2.pri, whole genome shotgun sequence genome, the window TGCCTGCACCTCTGGCTTGTGCCTCTCTTCCTCCAGCTTGAGTCTTTCCTCCTGGATCTTTGGCTCTGAGACTGGTCCTGTTGGACACTTGTCTTCACCCTGGGTTTGGCAGGCCTCATGGGCTGGCACCAGGCACTGATCTCCCATAACTGGACGCTAGAGGTGACACATAGATAACTGGTCACTATGGCCAGGCAAAGGATACAGGGATCAGCCATTAGATACCAAATATGGATGAAGGGCACCAGCCCATGCCCCTCCCAGCCTGTGGAGCCTGTCCTGGCAGTTAGGGGGTCATTGCACAGAAGCTGGTCTCCTAAAGCTCTGTGGCCAAGTGTTTGAAGGCCAGACAGCCTAATGGTCAGAATTCTGCGCATGGCCACCAGGCACCTCCGTAAGCTGTGACTGCCCCAAGGCTGTTCCCTCTTGGGGCCCTGGCCGCTTCTCAGCCCCTGCTGAGGCCATGGCTGCGGAGGATCAGCGCATCCTCGACGGTTGCTTGGGGGACGtggtgggtgggaggtggagggcgGACCCTAGACTGGTAGACCGTGAGCTGACCCCGGAGAAGGGCCGGGTTGCGAAGGGCAACTGGCAGCCGGTCTGGCCCCACCCTCAGCTGGAACTACAAGCCCCAGAAGGCTTTGCGCCAGGGGCATTGGCCCCTGACCTCAGGGACGGAAACCATTGTTACCTGGCAACAGCAAAGAGGTCGGGTGGCGGCAGTGGGAGGTGAAACTGCTTGGGTGAGTCCCCTGCCCGGGTGAGGAGCTGCCAACGGGGCAGGGAAGTGGGCTGAGAGCGGAGGTGGCGAGCGCAGGCCAGGGTCGGGAGGCGGGGCGAGGGCCGGGAACGCAGGCAGGGCGGCACAGCTAGGGTCAGGGCCCGGGTCCAGGGAGGAGGTACTGGGTTGAGGAAGGGGGTTCGGGCCGGAGATGCATAGCCCGGCAGGCCTCGGTGCACTGTTGCAGAAGGACGACGGCGGCATGTGCGAGGGTCCGTCCCGCATCTCGGGGCCCATCCCCCCAGACCCTACGCTCTGTCCTGACTACTACCGGCGGCCGGCCTCGGGTGAGTTGTGGGGTGCCTCACCCTGGCGAAGCCAGAGCAAGGGTCGGGCCCAGCTCCACCACTGAACTCCGCGCTCCGCCCCGTCTCTTCTCTCAGCCCAAGGGCGCCTTGAGGGAAACGCGCTGAAGTTGGGCCTGCTGACTCCGGACCCCGACCTAGACGCCACCCCTCCCCGCGGCCCCCGCATCGGTCCCGGAGCCCGAGAAATCCTGGAGCGTGGCCGGCGCGGCGTGGGTGGCGTGCTGCTGCAGCTCGGAGGTACCTCCCTAGGCCCAGGGGCCTCCCCCAAGAGTAAGTTCTGGACAGGAGGGACGAGGCGAGTCTGAAGTCAAAGCTGAGATCAAAAGCAGCTGCTTCTCCTTCCCTGAGGAAGGCTCAGGCTTTACCTCTCTGAGTGTTAGTTTCCCCAACTATAAAAgtcctctcctcttcctcgcAGGAGAGGACTAGATGAGGTATCCCCCAGAAAACCCATAGCTCAGCTTCATGAATTCATGCATCAATGAAAGGTTGTTTGTTGagtgtctactgtgtgccaggccctataGGTGCTAGGAAAACAAGGTTGGAGAAGAGCATCATCGAATCAAGATGAGAGACAATAAACAAGTGAAGTGGTGAATATGATATGCAAGATGATTAATGGTATACTTCGcaataaaaaatgtagaaaatcatCAGGAATAGAAGAAGATAATTACTGTGTGAGGAAGGGAACAAGGTGACGAGGTGGACTTAGATGGAGATGTCAGGGAGATCTTTCTGTGGGAGGCAGGGTGTGGGCCTGTGTGTTCACTGTTGTGAGTTGGATTGCATGGGCTGTATGTAGGGCAGAGCCTGGCAACATCTTTTCCTCAGGGAAGGACCCTAAAGACCATGAGAAGGAGAACCTGAGGCGGATCAGGGAGATCCAGAGGCGCTTCCGTGAGCAGGAGCACAGCCGGGAGCAGGACCAGTCCAGGCCCCTGAAGGCTCTGTGGCGCTCACCCAAGTATGACAAAGTGGAGTCCCATGTCAAGGCCCAGCTGCAGGTACCTGCCTCAGGCAGCCAGAAGTATTGCCCATGTTTTTGGCAATTGTACTCTGATCTGAGTTATGAGGAGGAAGGAAAACCGCAGGGAACTAAGGTAACAGGAGTCTAAGAGGTAGCTGGTTCTGCTGcagagtggggctgggggctttCTCAGAAGTGATGATGGCTGGGTGATTCTGAGGGGCAAGTAGGAATTAGGCCAGGGGAGGATGGAGGAGAACATTCTATAGAGATGGAACCTCACGGATAGAAATCCTAAGACCAGAGGGAGTGTGGGCAGTGGGGATGCTGTTTTCAATTCACTGTGAGGGAAGAAGAGCGTGAGGTTAGGCCAAGAAGCCACCTGTACCCACATCATAAAGGGCCACATAATCCACTTCTTACGTTTATTTCTGAGGACAATgggaagggcaggggcaggggtatGTATGGTGGTAGGATTCTGTCTTGGGTAGATAGTGGCACCACTTCTCTATCCACGGGTCTGAGACGGAGAGGCAGGATTGAGAGAAAAGACAATAAGGTCATATGTGGATGTGTTGAATCAGAAGTATTTGTGGGACTCGCAGGGAGTGGGAATGTGTCCAGCAGGCAGATGGAAAATCAGGTGTGGATGTCAGGAGTGAGACCCAGGAGTTATTGAGGATCTGGCTGAGGACGATGAGACCAGGGAAGTGACCCTGGATTTGAGGGCTTGGAGACCAGTTGTTGGTGACCTTGGTGGGGACAGAGCCAGAAATCTTGgctaggaaggaaagaaaaaaagaaatggtggcTGAAGCCAGGACTGAGATAGAAGGAGGggtatttgttttcttaaagatGTGAGAAACACACATGTTTAAATGCTGATGAGAAGTGCTCCTTCAAGATGAAGGAGGCCAGGCCCAGAGGACTGGTGATAGAGAAAGATCCTGAAAGGCAGGAGGGCCAGAGGCTTGGTCTTATGGCTTGAGACCCTGACCTCAGCCTGACTGATCCCTCTGCTATGCCTTGGCCTACAGGAGCCCGGCCCTGCCTCTGGGACAGAGCCTGCCCACTTCCTGCGGGCACATTCCCGTTGCGGCCCTGGGTTCCCACCACCCCGTGTCCCCAGTCCCCAGCTAACCCCACCAGGTCCCAATGCTAAGGTGAGAGGATGTGTGAGGGCTGGGAGGTAGGGCAGGGATCCTGGGGAGGTTCAGGGGCACAACACAGTGCTGTCTACTTCATCATGCTTGCCATGTCCTGCAGGGCCCAGGCCCAAGTGTGGACTTCATTACCCACAATGCTCGCACTGCCAAGAGGGCCCCCCGGCGGCATTCTCGCTCGCTGCAAGTCCTGGCACAGGTGCTGGAGCAGCAACGGCAGGCCCAGGAGCACTACAACGCCACACAGAAGGGTCACGTGCCCCATTAGTAGGTCCTACTGCCCAACACCCAGGGTAAGGGACGCTTATGGTGGGTGGGAGCCAACATCTGCCCTGGGATCATCAATCCTGAGTCTGTTGCATCGCAGCTTGTTGGAGCGCAGGGATCTGTGGCGGCAGGAGGCTGAGGCCCGTCAGCACAGCCAGCCGGACCCGGCCATGCCCCCTGGCCACACTTGCATGCCTGAGAACCAGCGGCTGGAGACACTGAGCAATCTGCTCCAGAGTGAGTATGTGGCCAAAGGAAGCTGGCTGGGGAACCCACTGGGGACCAGGCACCCCTGCCCAGCACTTACTGTTCCTGGGGCCCCTGTAGGCCAGAGCCAGCTGCTGCGTGAGCTGGTGCTGCTGCCTGCTGGGGCAGATTCACTGAGAGCCCAGAGCCATCGTGCTGAGCTGGACCGGAAGCTGGTACAGGTAGAGGAGGCCATCAAGATCTTTTCCCGCCCCAAGGTCTTTGTGAAGATGGATGCCTGAGCCCTTTTATGGGGATAGAGTCAGGGGTCTCACTGAGGATTGCTACATGGTTGTAAAGGGCAGGACTGGGCCCCATCATAGAGTGGAGTTCGAAGACAGGAGCAGTGGGATGGGCAGTATCCCCAGAGCACTCTTCCCAGTCACTGGTGGCTGTGGAAGGGCCATCCCAGCCTCGTAACCCCTTTGTCAAAATTAAACCTTTTGTACACAGTGGGGTTTGTTTCCATAAGAGCTTTTCTTACCCTAGAAATGCCAAGCCTGGTGTCCCTCCTGCTGCTTGACTACAGGAAGGTTTCTCTGCTGCCCTTATCACTCCTCCACTCCTGCCTCATGTCCAGGCCAGAAGGCAAGATTGTGGGATCAAGGAGGAGGCTAGGGCTGGGAAACAGAAGGACCATAACTGCATTTGTAGAAAACCTTTAATGTTCCCCAGACTGAGAGGGCCCCATGAGCAAGCTAAAAAAccccactggggaagtccctgccaTGTCCCAGCTGCCTGGAAGGGCAAGGGGCTGCATCTTTGCCTGTCAGAGGCTGAAGCCACTACCATCTCCTTGAATGCTACTCCCCCAGCCAGAGCTGGCCTGCTCCTGATCATCCAGGGAGGGCAGAGAGCTGCGGGCATCAGGAAGTAGG encodes:
- the ENKD1 gene encoding enkurin domain-containing protein 1 isoform X2 gives rise to the protein MHSPAGLGALLQKDDGGMCEGPSRISGPIPPDPTLCPDYYRRPASAQGRLEGNALKLGLLTPDPDLDATPPRGPRIGPGAREILERGRRGVGGVLLQLGGKDPKDHEKENLRRIREIQRRFREQEHSREQDQSRPLKALWRSPKYDKVESHVKAQLQEPGPASGTEPAHFLRAHSRCGPGFPPPRVPSPQLTPPGPNAKGPGPSVDFITHNARTAKRAPRRHSRSLQVLAQVLEQQRQAQEHYNATQKGHVPHYLLERRDLWRQEAEARQHSQPDPAMPPGHTCMPENQRLETLSNLLQSQSQLLRELVLLPAGADSLRAQSHRAELDRKLVQKCQAWCPSCCLTTGRFLCCPYHSSTPASCPGQKARLWDQGGG
- the ENKD1 gene encoding enkurin domain-containing protein 1 isoform X5 — its product is MHSPAGLGALLQKDDGGMCEGPSRISGPIPPDPTLCPDYYRRPASAQGRLEGNALKLGLLTPDPDLDATPPRGPRIGPGAREILERGRRGVGGVLLQLGGTSLGPGASPKRKDPKDHEKENLRRIREIQRRFREQEHSREQDQSRPLKALWRSPKYDKVESHVKAQLQEPGPASGTEPAHFLRAHSRCGPGFPPPRVPSPQLTPPGPNAKGPGPSVDFITHNARTAKRAPRRHSRSLQVLAQVLEQQRQAQEHYNATQKGHVPHYLLERRDLWRQEAEARQHSQPDPAMPPGHTCMPENQRLETLSNLLQSQSQLLRELVLLPAGADSLRAQSHRAELDRKLVQVEEAIKIFSRPKVFVKMDA
- the ENKD1 gene encoding enkurin domain-containing protein 1 isoform X6 produces the protein MHSPAGLGALLQKDDGGMCEGPSRISGPIPPDPTLCPDYYRRPASAQGRLEGNALKLGLLTPDPDLDATPPRGPRIGPGAREILERGRRGVGGVLLQLGGTSLGPGASPKRKDPKDHEKENLRRIREIQRRFREQEHSREQDQSRPLKALWRSPKYDKVESHVKAQLQEPGPASGTEPAHFLRAHSRCGPGFPPPRVPSPQLTPPGPNAKGPGPSVDFITHNARTAKRAPRRHSRSLQVLAQVLEQQRQAQEHYNATQKGHVPHYLLERRDLWRQEAEARQHSQPDPAMPPGHTCMPENQRLETLSNLLQSQSQLLRELVLLPAGADSLRAQSHRAELDRKLVQALKWL
- the ENKD1 gene encoding enkurin domain-containing protein 1 isoform X1, which translates into the protein MHSPAGLGALLQKDDGGMCEGPSRISGPIPPDPTLCPDYYRRPASAQGRLEGNALKLGLLTPDPDLDATPPRGPRIGPGAREILERGRRGVGGVLLQLGGTSLGPGASPKRKDPKDHEKENLRRIREIQRRFREQEHSREQDQSRPLKALWRSPKYDKVESHVKAQLQEPGPASGTEPAHFLRAHSRCGPGFPPPRVPSPQLTPPGPNAKGPGPSVDFITHNARTAKRAPRRHSRSLQVLAQVLEQQRQAQEHYNATQKGHVPHYLLERRDLWRQEAEARQHSQPDPAMPPGHTCMPENQRLETLSNLLQSQSQLLRELVLLPAGADSLRAQSHRAELDRKLVQKCQAWCPSCCLTTGRFLCCPYHSSTPASCPGQKARLWDQGGG
- the ENKD1 gene encoding enkurin domain-containing protein 1 isoform X4, with product MHSPAGLGALLQKDDGGMCEGPSRISGPIPPDPTLCPDYYRRPASAQGRLEGNALKLGLLTPDPDLDATPPRGPRIGPGAREILERGRRGVGGVLLQLGGTSLGPGASPKRKDPKDHEKENLRRIREIQRRFREQEHSREQDQSRPLKALWRSPKYDKVESHVKAQLQEPGPASGTEPAHFLRAHSRCGPGFPPPRVPSPQLTPPGPNAKGPGPSVDFITHNARTAKRAPRRHSRSLQVLAQVLEQQRQAQEHYNATQKGHVPHYLLERRDLWRQEAEARQHSQPDPAMPPGHTCMPENQRLETLSNLLQKMPSLVSLLLLDYRKVSLLPLSLLHSCLMSRPEGKIVGSRRRLGLGNRRTITAFVENL
- the ENKD1 gene encoding enkurin domain-containing protein 1 isoform X3 — its product is MCEGPSRISGPIPPDPTLCPDYYRRPASAQGRLEGNALKLGLLTPDPDLDATPPRGPRIGPGAREILERGRRGVGGVLLQLGGTSLGPGASPKRKDPKDHEKENLRRIREIQRRFREQEHSREQDQSRPLKALWRSPKYDKVESHVKAQLQEPGPASGTEPAHFLRAHSRCGPGFPPPRVPSPQLTPPGPNAKGPGPSVDFITHNARTAKRAPRRHSRSLQVLAQVLEQQRQAQEHYNATQKGHVPHYLLERRDLWRQEAEARQHSQPDPAMPPGHTCMPENQRLETLSNLLQSQSQLLRELVLLPAGADSLRAQSHRAELDRKLVQKCQAWCPSCCLTTGRFLCCPYHSSTPASCPGQKARLWDQGGG